One Sphingomicrobium marinum genomic window carries:
- a CDS encoding cytochrome c biogenesis protein DipZ, which translates to MLLFLLAYLGGVLTILSPCILPVLPFVFARADRPFLTNGLPLLAGMAITFSLIAGLAAAGGELAITVNSVGRIVAMVMLAFFAMLLIFPSVSDRVMAPFARLGDKLAQRAEGKEGLGSSLLLGVATGLLWAPCAGPILGLILTGAALSGASATTALLLLAYGLGAATSLAIALLAGGKVFNAMKRSMSGGQNVKRFLGVLILVGVAAIATGFDTRVLARISGPQTASFEQGLANALGLDNRDLTTKTAGGMLPDEGPWPGLDGGTRWLNGKAPDLEGKVVLIDFWTYSCINCIRAVPFVQDWHEKYADDGLVIIGVHSPEFAFEKDIGNVEQAIADYGITYPVLVDNDKNVWRAFENRYWPAHYLRDAQGRLRYHHFGEGKYEITESAIRALLAEAGAAGIIADSDGPDLTGNRVQADFANVYSPETYLGWGRTENFVSPQGVTRGTATRFTAPATLERNQWALSGTWTMTREHSRSETPGGAIAMNIRARDVNLVLGSRAGQPIRARVTLDGKPPGKDAGVDVAPDGTVTIDSHRLYQLVRHQNGEQIRQFRIEFFDPGVEAYAFTFG; encoded by the coding sequence ATGCTGCTGTTCCTGCTCGCCTATCTGGGCGGTGTGCTCACCATCCTCAGCCCCTGCATCCTGCCGGTATTGCCCTTCGTCTTCGCGCGCGCCGACCGCCCGTTCCTGACCAACGGCCTGCCGCTGCTGGCGGGAATGGCGATTACCTTCAGCCTGATAGCAGGTCTTGCCGCGGCTGGCGGCGAGCTCGCCATTACCGTCAACAGCGTGGGGCGCATCGTGGCCATGGTGATGCTTGCCTTTTTCGCGATGCTGCTGATCTTTCCCAGCGTGTCGGACCGCGTCATGGCCCCCTTCGCGCGGCTCGGCGACAAGCTCGCGCAGCGCGCGGAGGGCAAGGAGGGTCTTGGCTCCTCGTTGCTGCTCGGCGTGGCTACCGGGCTCCTCTGGGCGCCCTGCGCGGGCCCGATCCTGGGCCTCATCCTTACCGGTGCCGCGCTGTCGGGTGCCAGTGCCACCACTGCTTTGCTGTTGCTTGCCTACGGGCTGGGCGCGGCCACCAGCCTTGCCATCGCGCTCCTGGCGGGCGGCAAGGTTTTCAACGCGATGAAGCGTTCGATGTCGGGCGGGCAGAACGTGAAGCGTTTCCTCGGCGTGCTCATCCTTGTCGGTGTCGCTGCGATCGCGACCGGGTTCGACACCCGCGTTCTCGCCCGCATCTCTGGCCCGCAGACCGCCAGCTTCGAGCAGGGCCTCGCCAACGCGCTAGGGCTCGACAATCGCGACCTCACGACCAAAACCGCAGGAGGCATGCTGCCCGACGAGGGGCCCTGGCCCGGCCTCGACGGCGGCACGCGTTGGCTCAATGGGAAAGCCCCCGATCTCGAGGGCAAGGTCGTGCTGATCGACTTCTGGACCTACAGCTGCATCAACTGCATCCGCGCGGTCCCTTTCGTGCAGGATTGGCACGAAAAATATGCCGACGACGGGCTCGTGATCATCGGTGTCCACAGCCCCGAATTCGCTTTCGAAAAGGACATCGGCAACGTCGAGCAGGCGATCGCCGACTATGGCATCACCTATCCGGTGCTGGTCGACAACGACAAGAATGTCTGGCGCGCCTTCGAAAATCGCTACTGGCCCGCGCATTACCTGCGCGATGCGCAGGGCCGGCTGCGCTATCACCATTTCGGCGAAGGCAAGTACGAGATCACCGAAAGCGCCATCCGCGCGCTACTCGCCGAAGCGGGCGCTGCGGGTATCATCGCCGACAGCGATGGTCCCGACCTAACCGGCAACCGCGTCCAGGCCGATTTTGCCAACGTTTATTCGCCCGAAACCTATCTGGGTTGGGGACGCACCGAAAACTTCGTGAGCCCGCAAGGTGTGACGCGCGGCACCGCTACGCGTTTCACCGCGCCTGCTACGCTTGAACGCAACCAATGGGCGCTTTCGGGCACTTGGACGATGACCCGCGAACATAGTCGCAGCGAAACGCCGGGCGGGGCCATCGCGATGAATATTCGCGCCCGCGATGTGAACCTCGTGCTGGGAAGCCGCGCCGGCCAGCCCATACGCGCCCGCGTGACGCTGGACGGCAAGCCCCCGGGCAAGGACGCCGGTGTAGATGTGGCGCCCGATGGCACGGTCACCATCGATAGTCACCGTCTCTACCAGCTGGTGCGCCACCAGAATGGCGAGCAGATCCGCCAATTCCGTATCGAATTTTTCGATCCGGGCGTAGAGGCCTACGCTTTCACTTTCGGATAG
- the msrB gene encoding peptide-methionine (R)-S-oxide reductase MsrB, producing the protein MLSRRTFAGSAIAAIAAGLAAPAFANPHAKGSFRVTKSATHWKRQLGPERFRILRKAGTERPYSSPLNNEKRFGTYVCAGCENPLFSSLTKYDSRTGWPSFYRELAGAVGYARDTSLFMVRTEEHCARCGGHLGHVFDDGPQPTGKRHCINGLSLAFKPA; encoded by the coding sequence ATGCTCAGTCGCCGAACCTTTGCCGGAAGCGCCATCGCCGCCATCGCGGCCGGGCTGGCCGCGCCGGCGTTCGCCAACCCTCACGCCAAGGGATCATTCCGCGTGACCAAGAGCGCAACTCACTGGAAAAGGCAACTCGGCCCCGAACGATTTCGCATCCTGCGCAAGGCTGGGACCGAGCGTCCTTATTCTAGCCCGCTAAACAATGAGAAGCGTTTCGGTACATATGTCTGCGCGGGCTGCGAAAACCCGCTGTTCTCCTCGCTCACCAAATATGACAGCCGGACCGGCTGGCCGAGCTTCTACCGCGAACTTGCAGGCGCCGTCGGCTATGCCCGCGATACCTCGCTCTTCATGGTGCGCACCGAAGAACATTGCGCCCGTTGCGGTGGGCATCTCGGCCATGTCTTCGATGACGGGCCGCAGCCAACCGGCAAGCGCCACTGCATCAACGGCCTGTCGCTCGCGTTCAAGCCCGCCTAA
- a CDS encoding MotA/TolQ/ExbB proton channel family protein, translating to MLLAAAPAAEENPYGIKAALEEGGPIAWATFGILVGMSIFTFYILFTKLLQQNKIMAQANKVRANFWNAGSLKEAATKLEKKSAYRAITEDAVLAMDQHGKLTDPVEQHDWLHGSLERSKNAIGNRLQEGLAFLATTGATAPFIGLFGTVVGIYRALIKIGASGQASIDAVAGPVGEALIMTALGLVVAVPAVMAFNWLQRRNKAIMEDLSAFTTDLHGYMMSDGRVKPALGAPAKTATAKPATTAPGAAAATRNAPKPS from the coding sequence ATGCTCCTCGCCGCCGCACCGGCAGCTGAAGAAAACCCCTACGGCATCAAAGCCGCGCTGGAAGAAGGCGGCCCGATCGCATGGGCGACCTTCGGCATCCTCGTCGGCATGTCGATCTTCACCTTCTACATCCTGTTCACCAAGCTCCTGCAGCAGAACAAGATCATGGCGCAGGCCAACAAGGTGCGCGCCAACTTCTGGAACGCCGGCAGCCTCAAGGAAGCCGCCACGAAGCTGGAAAAGAAGAGCGCCTATCGCGCGATCACCGAAGACGCCGTCCTCGCCATGGACCAGCACGGCAAGCTGACCGATCCGGTCGAGCAGCATGACTGGCTGCATGGTTCGCTCGAACGTTCGAAGAATGCCATCGGCAACCGTCTCCAGGAAGGCCTCGCCTTCCTCGCCACGACAGGTGCGACCGCGCCGTTCATCGGCCTGTTCGGTACCGTTGTCGGCATCTACCGCGCGCTCATCAAGATCGGCGCGTCGGGCCAGGCCTCGATCGATGCCGTTGCCGGCCCGGTCGGTGAAGCCCTGATCATGACCGCGCTCGGTCTGGTCGTCGCCGTTCCGGCGGTTATGGCCTTCAACTGGCTGCAGCGTCGCAACAAGGCCATCATGGAAGATCTCTCGGCCTTCACGACCGACCTTCATGGTTACATGATGAGCGATGGCCGCGTGAAGCCGGCGCTTGGTGCGCCTGCCAAGACCGCGACTGCCAAGCCGGCCACGACCGCGCCGGGTGCCGCTGCGGCAACCCGCAACGCGCCGAAGCCCAGCTAA
- a CDS encoding ExbD/TolR family protein translates to MAISSGGSDEDPMMDINTTPLIDVMLVLLIMFIITIPVQTHAVKLDLPQDSGDNTPPPVDPVKNKIVVTSQDAILWNGSPVNLVQLRQYLDVSQQLVPTPELHLQPEPNARYETVDEVLAVTKRAQVEKMGFVGNEAYGSEF, encoded by the coding sequence ATGGCTATTTCTTCTGGGGGTAGTGATGAAGATCCGATGATGGACATCAACACGACGCCGTTGATCGACGTCATGCTGGTGCTCCTCATCATGTTCATCATCACCATCCCCGTGCAAACGCACGCGGTGAAGCTGGACCTGCCGCAGGACAGCGGTGACAACACGCCGCCGCCGGTCGATCCTGTGAAGAACAAGATCGTCGTGACCTCGCAGGACGCCATCCTGTGGAACGGCAGCCCGGTGAACCTGGTGCAGCTGCGCCAGTATCTCGACGTGTCGCAGCAACTGGTGCCGACGCCCGAACTTCACCTCCAGCCGGAGCCGAACGCGCGCTACGAAACGGTGGACGAAGTCCTGGCTGTCACCAAGCGTGCCCAGGTCGAAAAGATGGGATTTGTCGGCAACGAAGCCTACGGATCGGAGTTCTAA
- a CDS encoding sensor histidine kinase: MIEQFEPWLDTMLDAVVVMQPDGRISAWNRAATLTFGHEPDDAIGQMLGDLIVPPAMRDAHRDGLARVNEGGDPHVLDKLLELSAIHQDGHEFPCELSITRISDGVEWAYIGFLRDITVRVERDRDRERQLAQTRRLLDVALQASTGTSVDEFTRMALEAVVDLTGWELGHSYLVTPDGQGLESHVWAGDVETHAEFVEQSEGFDFPYGVGAPGKALATSLPQFVSDTDEDEEFLRRGLGFRAAFAFPVKADDRTAAVIEFLSLQPSQPDPQLFELARIFGAQIGRVIERDNHQRRQQLLVGELQHRTRNLLSIANAIAHQSLRGIPDIDDRLASLGARLEQLGRANRLLAGHDVDQGHLDQLVKDALDGCGADPARYEVEGEPIELSASVGMMMALAIHELGTNAHKYGAFSNAKGRVSIRWSRDGDTFDFEWRETGGPKVEAPTTSGFGSNIFVRGVEGETGGTVTLEYAPSGLVYRLAGARPGRKCDENPETSARTR; the protein is encoded by the coding sequence GTGATTGAACAGTTTGAGCCTTGGCTCGATACGATGCTCGATGCGGTCGTGGTAATGCAGCCTGACGGCCGCATCTCTGCATGGAACCGCGCGGCGACGCTTACCTTTGGCCACGAGCCCGATGACGCCATCGGCCAAATGCTCGGAGATCTGATTGTACCGCCCGCGATGCGCGATGCGCATCGCGACGGTTTGGCCCGCGTCAACGAGGGCGGCGACCCCCACGTTCTCGACAAGTTACTCGAACTGTCTGCCATCCATCAGGACGGGCATGAATTTCCCTGCGAACTTTCCATCACGCGGATCTCCGATGGGGTCGAATGGGCATATATCGGGTTCCTGCGCGACATCACCGTGCGCGTCGAGCGCGATCGCGACCGCGAACGGCAACTCGCCCAGACACGCCGCCTGCTCGACGTAGCGCTGCAAGCATCAACCGGCACTTCGGTCGACGAGTTCACACGCATGGCGCTCGAAGCCGTCGTCGATCTCACCGGCTGGGAACTCGGGCATAGCTATCTCGTCACGCCTGACGGGCAAGGCCTCGAAAGCCATGTCTGGGCGGGCGATGTCGAGACTCATGCGGAGTTCGTAGAACAAAGCGAGGGCTTCGATTTCCCCTACGGCGTCGGCGCCCCCGGAAAGGCTCTCGCGACTTCGTTGCCGCAATTCGTCAGCGATACCGACGAAGACGAGGAATTCCTGCGGCGCGGGCTTGGCTTTCGCGCCGCATTCGCTTTTCCGGTCAAGGCCGATGATCGCACCGCCGCGGTCATCGAATTTCTCAGCCTCCAACCTTCTCAACCCGATCCGCAGCTTTTCGAGCTGGCGCGCATCTTCGGCGCCCAGATCGGCCGCGTGATCGAACGCGACAACCATCAGCGGCGCCAGCAATTGCTCGTTGGCGAGCTCCAGCATCGCACGCGCAATCTTCTCTCGATCGCCAATGCCATTGCGCACCAAAGCTTGCGGGGCATACCCGACATCGACGATCGCCTGGCATCGCTGGGGGCGCGTCTCGAACAGCTCGGCCGGGCCAATCGCCTTCTTGCCGGGCATGACGTAGACCAGGGCCATCTTGACCAGTTGGTCAAGGATGCACTCGACGGCTGCGGTGCCGACCCCGCCCGCTACGAGGTTGAAGGCGAACCTATCGAGCTGTCGGCATCGGTAGGCATGATGATGGCCCTCGCCATTCACGAGTTGGGAACCAACGCGCATAAATATGGCGCTTTTTCCAACGCCAAGGGCCGCGTGTCCATCCGCTGGAGCCGGGATGGCGACACGTTCGATTTCGAATGGCGCGAGACGGGCGGCCCCAAGGTGGAAGCACCGACCACTTCAGGGTTCGGCAGCAACATTTTTGTCCGGGGCGTGGAAGGCGAAACCGGCGGCACCGTGACCCTCGAATACGCCCCGAGCGGCCTCGTCTACCGCCTTGCGGGCGCGCGTCCCGGGCGCAAGTGTGATGAGAATCCCGAGACGTCCGCTCGCACACGGTAG
- a CDS encoding CoA pyrophosphatase: MSLADRLDAALRRDLPDRLGGDDMDAHEMGETIPAAVLVPVIDRPEPTLLLTVRSGDMRNHAGQVAFPGGRIDATDADEDAAALREAKEELGIRASNVQLIGRLDRYRTGTDFCVTPVVGLLPPDLPLIPQPSEVAAVFEAPLEVLTDPARQIEEEVDWKGRRRRYWRIEYEGYKIWGATAGMIVNLTRRLMA; encoded by the coding sequence ATGAGCCTGGCTGATCGTCTCGACGCGGCGCTGCGCCGCGATCTGCCCGATCGCCTTGGCGGCGACGACATGGATGCGCACGAAATGGGCGAGACCATTCCAGCCGCAGTCCTGGTCCCCGTCATCGACCGCCCAGAGCCCACGTTGCTGCTGACGGTACGCAGCGGCGACATGCGCAACCACGCAGGGCAGGTCGCGTTTCCCGGAGGACGCATCGACGCGACCGACGCCGACGAAGATGCGGCGGCCCTGCGCGAAGCTAAAGAAGAACTCGGCATCCGCGCGAGCAATGTCCAGCTGATCGGCCGCCTCGATCGGTATCGAACGGGCACCGATTTCTGCGTCACGCCGGTCGTCGGGCTGCTGCCGCCCGACCTGCCGCTCATCCCCCAACCCTCGGAAGTTGCGGCCGTGTTCGAGGCCCCGCTCGAGGTACTCACCGATCCTGCTCGCCAGATCGAGGAAGAGGTCGACTGGAAGGGGCGGCGGCGCCGCTATTGGCGGATCGAATATGAAGGCTACAAGATTTGGGGCGCGACTGCGGGCATGATCGTCAATCTGACGCGAAGGCTGATGGCATGA
- a CDS encoding energy transducer TonB, translating to MTGNRPLAIALVAIVMGVLGYVMVSGLAYSVVKSAVEDLKTFDVEDEPPPPPEEPPPPPEPTQVEVPPPVVTPPPIVRTTTVRPPIVTTNVAPPTPVITPTAPPAPPAPPAPPPPRIEPAAARGDVRTLFSTEDYPSRALRNGDEGSVRARLTIGTNGRVSNCEIIQSSGSSALDSQTCRILQRRARFTAATDSSGNKVTDTYTTPTIRWVIPE from the coding sequence ATGACCGGCAATCGACCCTTGGCTATCGCCTTGGTCGCGATTGTCATGGGCGTCCTTGGCTATGTCATGGTATCTGGCCTCGCTTACAGCGTGGTCAAGAGCGCGGTGGAAGATCTGAAAACGTTTGACGTCGAAGATGAACCGCCGCCCCCGCCTGAAGAGCCGCCGCCCCCGCCCGAACCCACGCAGGTTGAAGTCCCGCCGCCGGTGGTGACCCCGCCGCCGATCGTTCGGACCACCACAGTACGGCCGCCGATCGTGACCACCAACGTCGCTCCGCCGACGCCGGTGATCACTCCGACGGCTCCGCCGGCGCCGCCGGCTCCCCCGGCCCCGCCGCCTCCGCGGATCGAACCGGCTGCTGCGCGCGGTGACGTGCGCACCCTGTTCTCGACCGAAGACTATCCCAGCCGCGCCCTGCGCAATGGCGATGAAGGTTCGGTCCGGGCTCGCTTGACGATCGGTACGAATGGCCGCGTCAGCAATTGCGAGATTATCCAGTCGTCGGGTTCGAGCGCGCTGGACAGTCAGACCTGCCGTATCCTGCAGCGCCGCGCGCGCTTCACTGCGGCGACGGATTCGAGTGGTAACAAGGTGACCGACACCTATACGACCCCGACGATCCGCTGGGTCATTCCGGAATAA
- a CDS encoding ExbD/TolR family protein — MSDLNTTPLIDVMLVLLIMFIITIPIQTHKVALDLPAGPPPVADLEPLRNALLLDADGQAYWNAKSVSDDELRTLLELTPQLAPDAELHFRPDAEARYARVDEVMAMIRRAGVDKLGFVGNEKYESEF; from the coding sequence ATGAGCGACCTCAACACAACCCCGCTGATCGACGTCATGCTGGTGCTTCTGATCATGTTCATCATCACCATTCCGATCCAAACGCATAAGGTGGCGCTCGACCTTCCGGCGGGACCACCGCCGGTTGCCGACTTGGAACCGCTTCGCAATGCATTGCTGCTGGATGCAGACGGGCAGGCTTATTGGAACGCCAAATCGGTCAGTGACGACGAACTACGGACATTGCTCGAACTGACGCCGCAACTGGCCCCCGATGCCGAGTTGCATTTCCGCCCCGATGCCGAGGCGCGTTATGCACGCGTCGACGAGGTCATGGCGATGATACGCCGTGCCGGTGTCGACAAGCTCGGCTTCGTCGGCAACGAAAAGTACGAGTCCGAATTCTAA
- a CDS encoding ExbD/TolR family protein has protein sequence MAISSAALDGDEETPMSDINTTPLVDVMLVLLIIFLIAIPVVLETVPVRLPEVQYEPTITKPENVNLSVRGSDGGGCEVYWGLTQVNSEELLDRAVSKLEEAIEAAGGVENITEENMPEAHIRGDIDTPYKCIGGAIFTMQRAGFARVGFISEPPAGTTVARR, from the coding sequence ATGGCTATCAGTAGTGCAGCACTAGACGGCGACGAAGAAACTCCGATGTCGGACATCAACACGACGCCCCTCGTGGACGTCATGCTGGTGCTCCTGATCATCTTCCTCATCGCCATCCCTGTCGTGCTCGAAACGGTCCCGGTGCGCCTGCCAGAAGTGCAGTACGAACCGACCATTACCAAGCCTGAAAACGTGAACCTTTCGGTCCGCGGTAGTGACGGTGGCGGGTGCGAGGTCTATTGGGGTCTGACCCAGGTCAATTCGGAAGAATTGCTCGACCGCGCCGTGAGCAAGCTGGAAGAAGCGATCGAAGCCGCTGGCGGTGTCGAAAACATCACCGAGGAAAATATGCCCGAAGCGCATATCCGCGGCGACATCGATACGCCGTACAAATGCATTGGCGGCGCCATCTTCACGATGCAGCGCGCCGGTTTTGCCCGCGTCGGCTTCATCAGCGAGCCGCCTGCCGGTACCACGGTCGCGCGCCGCTAA
- a CDS encoding DUF1285 domain-containing protein, whose amino-acid sequence MPETHKPLDLDNFTLADLAEAIGDRGAAPVDQWDPEHCGDSEMRIAADGTWFHQGSPIGRPAMVRLFASVLRREKDGSYVLVTPVEKLSIEVERTPFRALAVKSEGSGKDRSLAFQIDHADPVIAGPDHPLTFAADLDGTVPRLRVRGGLEAALERPVYYELAELALQEGGDPPGLWSNGAFFAFPTE is encoded by the coding sequence ATGCCTGAGACGCACAAACCACTCGATCTCGACAATTTCACGCTGGCCGACCTGGCGGAGGCGATCGGTGATCGCGGCGCTGCGCCGGTCGACCAATGGGATCCCGAGCATTGCGGCGACAGCGAAATGCGCATCGCGGCCGATGGCACATGGTTCCACCAGGGTAGCCCGATTGGCCGCCCGGCGATGGTCCGCCTGTTCGCGAGCGTGCTCCGCCGGGAAAAGGATGGCAGCTACGTCCTCGTTACCCCGGTCGAGAAACTCTCGATCGAGGTCGAGCGGACGCCGTTTCGCGCGCTTGCGGTCAAAAGCGAAGGCAGCGGCAAGGATCGCAGCCTCGCCTTCCAGATCGACCATGCCGATCCGGTGATCGCAGGCCCCGACCATCCCCTCACCTTTGCCGCCGATCTCGATGGTACGGTGCCGCGCCTGCGCGTGCGCGGCGGCTTGGAAGCGGCGTTGGAACGGCCGGTCTATTACGAATTGGCCGAGCTTGCCTTGCAGGAAGGCGGCGACCCGCCCGGACTGTGGTCGAACGGCGCCTTCTTCGCCTTCCCCACCGAATGA
- a CDS encoding CCA tRNA nucleotidyltransferase yields MKFDFTRYAALPGIPALLDALGAGDGQVRYVGGIVRDTLLGETASDIDMATVHDPQEVVRRLEAAGIKAVPTGIDHGTVTAVSDHTVVEVTTLRADVETDGRRATVAYTDDWKEDAARRDFTINALYADPLTGAVSDYFGGLGDLDGGIVRFIGDPLERIAEDHLRILRFFRFHARFGEGAPDAAGLAACAQRANDLMALSRERIADEILKLLGLADPTPTVRTMNEAGIFAPVLPEISAQGVEGLAALTSFEREHNLDTSPIRRLAALLPSEPDAGRDVASRLKLSNDDKSRLVAALTCGDMPPRELAYRLGRTKAEDRLALMQDASGIAALRDFTIPTLPIKGGELIERGVEKGPDVARTLRAIEDAWIDAGFPTGKTFEEIVAEKLA; encoded by the coding sequence ATGAAGTTCGACTTTACCCGCTACGCCGCCCTTCCCGGCATCCCCGCCCTCCTCGACGCCCTCGGCGCGGGTGATGGCCAGGTGCGCTATGTCGGCGGCATCGTGCGGGATACGCTGCTTGGCGAGACCGCCAGCGATATCGACATGGCGACGGTCCACGACCCGCAGGAAGTGGTTCGCCGTCTCGAGGCTGCCGGGATCAAGGCCGTGCCGACCGGTATCGATCACGGCACGGTCACTGCGGTTTCCGACCATACTGTCGTCGAAGTCACGACCTTGCGCGCCGATGTCGAGACGGATGGCCGCCGCGCCACCGTCGCCTATACCGACGACTGGAAGGAAGATGCCGCCCGCCGCGATTTCACGATCAACGCGCTTTACGCCGATCCGCTGACAGGCGCGGTTTCCGACTATTTCGGCGGACTTGGCGATCTCGATGGTGGCATCGTCCGCTTCATCGGCGACCCGCTCGAACGGATTGCCGAGGACCACCTGCGGATCCTGCGCTTCTTTCGTTTCCACGCCCGCTTTGGCGAAGGTGCGCCCGATGCCGCAGGTCTCGCCGCTTGCGCGCAGCGCGCCAACGACCTCATGGCCCTGTCGCGCGAGCGGATCGCTGACGAGATCCTGAAACTGCTCGGCCTAGCGGACCCAACGCCGACCGTGCGGACGATGAACGAGGCGGGCATCTTCGCCCCCGTGCTGCCCGAGATATCGGCGCAAGGCGTAGAGGGGCTGGCAGCCCTCACCAGCTTCGAGCGAGAGCATAATCTGGACACCTCGCCCATCCGCCGCCTCGCCGCCTTGCTGCCATCCGAGCCGGACGCCGGGCGCGACGTCGCCTCGCGCCTCAAATTATCCAATGATGACAAGAGCCGGCTGGTCGCGGCGCTCACGTGCGGCGACATGCCGCCACGCGAGCTCGCCTACCGGCTAGGCCGGACGAAAGCCGAAGACCGCTTGGCGCTGATGCAAGATGCATCGGGCATTGCGGCCCTGCGCGACTTCACCATCCCCACACTGCCCATCAAGGGCGGTGAACTCATCGAACGCGGCGTCGAAAAAGGCCCCGACGTCGCCCGAACCCTGCGCGCTATCGAGGACGCCTGGATCGACGCGGGCTTCCCCACCGGCAAGACATTCGAAGAGATTGTGGCGGAAAAGCTGGCCTAG
- a CDS encoding SDR family oxidoreductase: MKRTALVTGARHRVGETICKALLTEGWRVFAHVRSEDDAVVDGAVAVACDLEEAAAGVAIFDQIDEPVGLLVNNAALFEKDSLRDIDAEAFDRQMRVNLRAPALLTQAFAGRHIGGDALIVNILDNRLAAENPDFLSYALSKEGLSGLTKIAARALAVQGIRVNGIAPSVMLPSGEQSQQEFERTHALNPLGRGVEPEDLVDALLWLVEADKVTGQTVWLDSGQRFLALPRDVQFLESQ; encoded by the coding sequence ATGAAGCGCACCGCCTTGGTCACCGGCGCCCGCCACCGCGTGGGCGAGACGATATGCAAGGCCCTCCTCACCGAGGGCTGGCGCGTCTTTGCGCATGTCCGAAGCGAAGACGATGCGGTGGTTGACGGGGCAGTTGCGGTGGCGTGCGATCTTGAAGAGGCCGCTGCCGGCGTAGCGATTTTCGACCAGATCGACGAACCGGTCGGCCTGCTGGTCAACAACGCAGCCTTGTTCGAAAAAGATAGTCTGCGAGACATCGATGCCGAGGCGTTCGATCGGCAGATGCGGGTGAACTTGCGCGCGCCCGCTTTGCTGACGCAAGCTTTTGCCGGCCGCCACATCGGCGGCGATGCGCTCATTGTGAATATCCTCGACAATCGCCTTGCAGCGGAAAATCCCGACTTCCTGAGCTATGCCCTGTCGAAAGAAGGGCTGAGCGGCCTGACCAAAATTGCGGCACGCGCGCTTGCGGTGCAGGGCATCAGGGTCAACGGGATCGCCCCATCCGTGATGCTGCCGTCGGGCGAGCAGAGCCAGCAAGAATTCGAACGGACGCATGCACTCAACCCGCTTGGACGCGGTGTCGAGCCCGAAGACCTCGTCGACGCCTTGCTGTGGCTGGTGGAAGCCGACAAGGTAACCGGACAGACCGTTTGGCTGGACAGCGGGCAGCGGTTCCTCGCCCTTCCGCGCGACGTACAATTCCTGGAGTCTCAATGA
- a CDS encoding dihydroneopterin aldolase yields the protein MSDLSDDLPRLPIRSRKISLVNLEVMADIGFHEHEVGKPQRLLISVDIWLDDATDPVVDEREAAWDYDFIRSEILRIATARRFNLQETLVREIFDRIGSVVGVNALTVRSRKPDIYADAEAVGIEFSSFE from the coding sequence ATGAGCGATCTAAGCGACGACCTTCCGCGGCTGCCGATACGCAGTCGCAAGATCAGCCTCGTGAACCTGGAGGTCATGGCGGATATCGGCTTTCACGAGCATGAGGTCGGCAAGCCGCAGCGGCTGCTGATCAGCGTCGACATCTGGCTCGATGATGCCACCGATCCGGTGGTCGACGAACGCGAAGCGGCGTGGGACTATGATTTCATCCGGAGCGAGATATTGCGCATCGCCACGGCGCGGCGCTTCAACTTGCAGGAAACGTTAGTACGCGAGATTTTTGACCGAATCGGGTCGGTCGTCGGCGTCAACGCATTGACCGTGCGGTCGCGCAAACCCGACATTTATGCGGATGCCGAAGCGGTCGGAATCGAGTTTTCTTCGTTCGAATAA